In the Gossypium raimondii isolate GPD5lz chromosome 9, ASM2569854v1, whole genome shotgun sequence genome, one interval contains:
- the LOC105798681 gene encoding zinc finger protein CONSTANS-LIKE 16 encodes MISDKRAANAMGGKTARACDGCLRKRARWYCSADDAFLCQGCDTSVHSANQLASRHTRVRLETASSRFNASVINNSATDQDAPPAWHQGFTRKARTPRQNRSILGQQKSEGKVWDLNPLVPEVGCEDGSADETEDQLLCRVPVFDPFSAELRDMVNENGNLVVDGFEDEGTCQLDDGLHGFLPSDLDLAQFAADVESLLGDGLDENNTCNHTKGTELMDCKQEDESNAFQERKIKDEEEEEEGIITACCFDSDFDVTRSSLNWSFDYESPTIGDQEEEEKVVPVAETMDGENKAEKKRNMLLRLDYESVITAWATQGSPWTSGTRPEFNPDDFMGSNPKEGIGGICSQGKRNITDGEREARVSRYREKRRTRLFSKKIRYQVRKLNAEKRPRIKGRFVKRASFVGGDCFSYYIK; translated from the exons ATGATCTCCGACAAGAGAGCAGCGAATGCCATGGGAGGCAAGACTGCTAGAGCCTGCGATGGCTGTCTACGAAAGCGTGCTCGTTGGTATTGTTCAGCTGATGATGCCTTCCTTTGCCAAGGTTGCGATACATCAGTCCACTCCGCTAACCAGTTAGCCAGTAGACATACAAGGGTTAGGCTTGAAACTGCATCTTCCAGGTTCAATGCTTCTGTTATCAACAACAGTGCTACTGATCAAGATGCTCCGCCAGCATGGCACCAAGGTTTCACTCGCAAGGCAAGAACACCAAGGCAAAACAGGTCCATATTGGGGCAACAAAAAAGTGAGGGAAAAGTATGGGATTTGAACCCTCTTGTTCCTGAGGTTGGTTGTGAAGACGGATCAGCTGATGAGACTGAAGACCAGCTGCTTTGCAGAGTCCCTGTATTCGATCCTTTTTCTGCTGAATTACGTGATATGGTAAATGAAAACGGGAATCTAGTAGTTGATGGTTTTGAAGATGAAGGAACATGCCAGTTGGATGATGGTTTACATGGTTTTTTACCTTCAGATTTGGATCTTGCCCAGTTTGCTGCTGATGTTGAGAGCTTACTAGGAGATGGACTAGATGAGAATAATACTTGTAATCACACCAAAGGAACTGAATTGATGGACTGCAAACAGGAAGATGAAAGTAATGCTTTTCAAGAACGcaaaataaaagatgaagaagaagaagaggaaggtATTATAACGGCTTGTTGCTTTGATTCAGATTTTGATGTAACAAGATCATCGTTAAACTGGAGTTTTGATTATGAGTCACCAACGATTGGTGATCAAGAGGAGGAAGAGAAGGTGGTTCCAGTGGCGGAGACAATGGATGGTGAAAATAAGGCAGAAAAGAAGAGGAACATGCTGCTGAGGCTGGATTATGAGTCAGTCATCACTGCTTGGGCCACCCAAGGCTCTCCGTGGACATCAGGAACCCGACCTGAATTCAACCCCGATGATTTCATG GGCTCAAACCCTAAGGAGGGCATAGGGGGAATATGCAGCCAGGGAAAAAGGAACATTACAGACGGTGAAAGAGAAGCAAGGGTATCAAGGTACAGAGAGAAACGAAGAACCAGACTGTTTTCGAAGAAGATAAGGTACCAAGTGAGGAAGCTGAATGCCGAGAAAAGGCCTAGAATCAAAGGCAGGTTCGTTAAGAGAGCGTCCTTTGTGGGTGGGGACTGTTTTTCCTATTATATCAAATaa
- the LOC105798680 gene encoding heavy metal-associated isoprenylated plant protein 25 produces MTERFCCMVMRINIDCNGCYRKVRRALLETQELDTHLIEMKQSKVSVCGKFKPQEIAIKIRKKTNRRVEILEIQEFSINNGQSHEEKPLMISSSWNLESNQNPFATCT; encoded by the exons ATGACAGAAAGG TTCTGCTGCATGGTAATGAGGATCAACATTGACTGCAACGGTTGTTACAGAAAAGTAAGAAGAGCCCTTCTTGAAACCCAAG AGTTGGATACTCATTTGATAGAGATGAAACAGAGCAAGGTAAGCGTTTGTGGGAAATTTAAACCCCAAGAGATAGCCATTAAAATAAGGAAGAAGACGAATCGTAGAGTGGAGATATTGGAAATACAAGAATTTAGCATCAATAATGGACAAAGTCATGAGGAGAAGCCATTGATGATCTCTTCTTCTTGGAATCTTGAATCCAACCAAAATCCATTTGCAACATGTACATGA